The Panicum hallii strain FIL2 chromosome 5, PHallii_v3.1, whole genome shotgun sequence genome contains the following window.
CAGAGGGAGGAAACCAACCGTCCTTGCATCAGGCAAACACGTCTGCAACACCAGAAAGACATCGTCCGCGGCGCACCACCGTCCCTCAGCAGATGACTGTGTTGCAGTTGGTGCTGTTGACGGGCTCGGTGCCTCCGACGAAGGGGTCGATCTTGACCCAGAGTAGGGAGAAGACGGATGCGAGCAGGACGGACCAGAGCACGACGATGGTGGGCGTGCGGTTCTGGCGGCCCATGAGACCCTTGAGGAACGGGTACAGGTGCATGATCACCCACATGGCGAAGAACACCTTGCCGAAGAGCGGGCCCCACGACTCGTAGCCGCTGTTGAGCGCGTCGGAGAACCCGGCCACCACGCCCACCAGGTTGAGCACCAGGATGGTGGTCGGCGGGATCAGCACCGTCGTCCACTTGAACACGTACAGCTCGCCGAACTCGGTGTCGTCCGTCGCCTTGGCCGTGACCGTGAAGTTGGTGTCCAGCCCGGCGATCATCTTGAGGATACCCTGGAACACGGCGAACAGGTGCGCGGACACGCCTCCGATGACCCAGAACTGCTCGTTGCGCCACCAGTCCTCGATGCCGATGCCACTCCACCGCAGCTCCAACACGCTCGTCAGGATGATGGACATGAAGAGGCCAAGAAACCAGATTGTCGCCGCGTTGGACAGCTGAAAGAGGGAAACAACGGCGGTGAACATTATAGCCACCTGAATCAATGGCCAATGGTGAAAGCTAACTTACCGTTGGAATGATGAACTTTCCGGTGAGCAGGCAAATGGCAGGCAGGCAACAGTAGGCAATAAGAGGAAGAGAAGTGAACGGGTAGACGATGGTGTTGATGTAGGATAGCCTCTGGAGCCATTTCAGACGGCCACCACCGTAACCGTACCACAGCGGGCAGTGCCGACTCAGGAAAATCTCAACGGAACCAAGAGCCCACCGGAGAACCTGGTGCAGACGATCGGAAAGATTGATAGGGGCTGATCCCTTGAATGCAGGCCTCACCGGCATGCAGTAGATGGATCTCCAGCCACGGCAGTGCATCTTGAACCCAGTCAGAATATCCTCTGTAACTGAACCATAGATCCAGCCAATCTGACAAAAAGAAAAAATGAAACAAGTCGTGCCTGATGAACATGGTAAAAGTATCTGAGGTACTATCATCAAGGCATGCAGTCATTTTAGAGGAAGATACTGAATGACAAGAATGCACACCTCTTTTCCCCATTCACTTTTCTCTTCATATCCACAGCTAATGACATGAATGGCTTCTTTAATTAGAGTAGATGGGTTTGCAGATTCAGGGACGCCCCCATTCTCCATAAGAGTTGATTCAATGAATACTGAAGACAGGccaaaagtcttctcaaagcTCATCTGAGAGATAAGCATGGACCTCTCATACTCATCGTAGTCTGCAAAAACAGTGATATCACAATGAACATACTATCTCTGAGGTTAGATCTTCTAACCCACCAGTTTCGTGCACTTACTGTCAATTTCCCGAAGATTGAAAATGGCAGACTCAAGGTCTTCTCGCCGAGAGTCCCTGTTGATTTCCCTCTCACTTCTTTCAATCTTCTTCTTGGGACAGCAACAGCAACACCACGAACAAACGGAAGATTTTGGGAGGGCAGGCAGAGATGGAGGTCCATAACCATACAGTGCTTGCCTATAGAAACAACAACCAGTTCCCACATAAACCGGGCCTTGAATGCCATCAAGTCCTTTCATGTTAACCTATTCAATGTAAGAATGGACATATAAGTTATGTGAAGATATCTAAGAGGCAAATGAAATGTCACTGGCTTAGTACTTACGTCAAAGAACACAACATTCCTATTGGCGTATCGATCACTGCGATCAATGCCATCGAACCTCTGTGGGAATTGTACATAGCAGACATCTCTGCCAACAGTAGGGTCCATCATGAAGCACATTGCTTCACGGACGGCTTTGCTGTTGTTAACATAGTGATCACAATCAAGATTGAGAATGTAAGGAGCATTTGTCAGGACAGCAGACACTCGGACCTGCATAATTAGAAAATTCTCAATTAGTTCAAAGTTCAGagaaagagaatcttatcatagAATGAACTTATATGTATGGTAAATTATTGCTGAAGGATGCTGTACCAGAGCATTCATGGCCCCAGCCTTCTTGTGGTGTTGGTACCCTGGTCTTTTTTCTCTTGAAACATACACCAAACGAGGAAGTTCATTTCCATCGAAGTCCCGGGCACCAGTCTCACCAAGGAAAACCTGTCACCAAAGGCCACGGGTATGGTAAGAGTAAGCTTGAACATTAGGCTATTGGCATTCTAAAAAGGATCAACGTTCCAGAAAAAAAGATCAGCATGCATcatattttttagaaaaaaaa
Protein-coding sequences here:
- the LOC112893074 gene encoding cellulose synthase A catalytic subunit 4 [UDP-forming], producing the protein MESAAAVPCAACGDDACAACRACSYALCRACLDEDAAEGRTTCARCGGEYATATDPAHGNEGAEADEVEDHHAAGGLRERVTMGSHLNDRQDEVSHGRTMSSLSGIGSELNDESGKPIWKNRVESWKEKKNEKKASAKKAAAKAQPPPVEEQIMDENDLTDAYEPLSRIIPISKNKLTPYRAVIIMRLIVLGLFFHYRITNPVYSAFGLWMTSVICEIWFGFSWILDQFPKWYPINRETYVDRLIARYGDAEDSGLAPVDFFVSTVDPLKEPPLITANTVLSILAVDYPVEKISCYVSDDGSAMLTFESLAETAEFARKWVPFCKKYAIEPRAPEFYFSQKIDYLKDKIHPSFVKERRAMKRDYEEYKVRINALVAKAQKTPEEGWIMQDGTPWPGNNPRDHPGMIQVFLGETGARDFDGNELPRLVYVSREKRPGYQHHKKAGAMNALVRVSAVLTNAPYILNLDCDHYVNNSKAVREAMCFMMDPTVGRDVCYVQFPQRFDGIDRSDRYANRNVVFFDVNMKGLDGIQGPVYVGTGCCFYRQALYGYGPPSLPALPKSSVCSWCCCCCPKKKIERSEREINRDSRREDLESAIFNLREIDNYDEYERSMLISQMSFEKTFGLSSVFIESTLMENGGVPESANPSTLIKEAIHVISCGYEEKSEWGKEIGWIYGSVTEDILTGFKMHCRGWRSIYCMPVRPAFKGSAPINLSDRLHQVLRWALGSVEIFLSRHCPLWYGYGGGRLKWLQRLSYINTIVYPFTSLPLIAYCCLPAICLLTGKFIIPTLSNAATIWFLGLFMSIILTSVLELRWSGIGIEDWWRNEQFWVIGGVSAHLFAVFQGILKMIAGLDTNFTVTAKATDDTEFGELYVFKWTTVLIPPTTILVLNLVGVVAGFSDALNSGYESWGPLFGKVFFAMWVIMHLYPFLKGLMGRQNRTPTIVVLWSVLLASVFSLLWVKIDPFVGGTEPVNSTNCNTVIC